From the Streptomyces nigrescens genome, one window contains:
- a CDS encoding LLM class flavin-dependent oxidoreductase yields the protein MSGEDEEIRGSGETAGDGIRGTAPGTAPVPLSVLDLVTVGAGSTASAAVRTAVDIARTAERRGFHRYWVAEHHSMPGVASSSPAVLLAHLAAHTTRIRLGSGGVMLPNHAPLVIAEQFGILEAMAPGRVDLGLGRAPGTDGATAAALRRTERLHEGADEFPQQLAELTRFLDDSFPDGHPYAKIHAVPGPVQATSPGGVQDPHRPPLWLLGSSGFSARLAGSLGLPFAFAHHFSAANTLPALDLYRASFRPSEVLSEPYALIGVAALAAESEQEARRQVMTGALSMVRLRTGRPGLVPSPEEAEAYRFNELERGFVDSWLGNVVHGTPDAVRQGLDDLAKRTGADELMITANAHGGAARLRSYELIADAYGLPA from the coding sequence GTCGGCGCCGGCAGCACCGCCTCGGCCGCGGTGCGCACGGCCGTCGACATCGCCCGTACGGCCGAACGCCGCGGCTTCCACCGCTACTGGGTCGCCGAGCACCACTCCATGCCCGGCGTCGCCTCGTCCTCGCCCGCGGTGCTGCTCGCCCACCTCGCCGCCCACACCACCCGCATCCGCCTCGGCTCCGGCGGCGTGATGCTGCCCAACCACGCCCCGCTCGTCATCGCCGAGCAGTTCGGCATCCTGGAGGCGATGGCCCCCGGCCGGGTCGACCTGGGCCTGGGCCGCGCGCCGGGCACCGACGGGGCCACCGCCGCCGCGCTGCGCAGGACCGAGAGGCTGCACGAAGGCGCGGACGAATTCCCGCAGCAGCTGGCCGAGTTGACCCGCTTCCTGGACGACTCCTTCCCCGACGGCCACCCGTACGCCAAGATCCATGCCGTCCCCGGCCCGGTCCAGGCGACCTCACCGGGCGGCGTCCAGGACCCGCACCGCCCGCCCCTGTGGCTGCTGGGCTCCTCCGGCTTCAGCGCCCGGCTCGCCGGCTCCCTCGGCCTGCCGTTCGCCTTCGCGCACCACTTCTCCGCGGCCAACACCCTCCCCGCGCTGGACCTCTACCGCGCGTCCTTCCGCCCCTCCGAGGTGCTGTCGGAGCCGTACGCCCTGATCGGGGTCGCGGCGCTGGCCGCCGAGTCGGAGCAGGAGGCCCGCCGTCAGGTCATGACCGGCGCGCTGTCCATGGTCCGGCTGCGCACCGGACGCCCCGGCCTGGTCCCCAGCCCGGAGGAGGCCGAGGCGTACCGCTTCAACGAGTTGGAGCGGGGCTTCGTCGACAGCTGGCTCGGCAATGTCGTCCACGGCACCCCGGACGCCGTCCGCCAGGGCCTGGACGACCTCGCCAAGCGCACCGGCGCCGACGAGCTGATGATCACCGCCAACGCCCATGGCGGCGCGGCCCGGCTGCGCTCGTACGAGCTGATCGCGGATGCGTACGGCCTGCCGGCCTGA
- a CDS encoding putative bifunctional diguanylate cyclase/phosphodiesterase produces MTERDETTKESAEARPAPSGRCDDTAASLGDYRATFHAARVAMAVLNRDGLVLAANPAFGELVGADPAELVAATAADLTDLGADPRVWTAYREVLCGRSDRLRCTRRLKHPEGHSVWVEVTVEPLTPEPLSGEERMLLSVADISDRHDLLARLRHLQMHDPVTRLPNRALFFERLSSALETASFEPSGTGRIGLCYLDLDGFKAVNDTLGHRVGDRLLSAVAQRLTRCAESAADRGAGRGGHLVARLGGDEFALLVEDSTGTDQLAELAQCVLDTLQRPFDLAGQRLSVSASIGVVERAATGTTATGLMQAADTTLYWAKEDGKARWTLFDPERNAHRMTRQALSSTLRPAVDRGEFTLEYQPLVGLGDGRAQGVEALVRWRHPQFGTLSPNRFIALAEENGAIVELGRWVLERACHQARAWQLAHPGEPLFVSVNVAVRQVWDSDLVADVAGILAETGLPPELLQLELTESAVMGSAGRPLQALQALSDMGVRIAIDDFGTGYSNLAYLSRLPVSVLKLDGSFVRGFRSQEHPNPADEMIVEALVALAHRLGLTVTAECVESAEQAERLRRIGCDTGQGWLYSRPVAPDRVAALLDAGRHTGA; encoded by the coding sequence GTGACGGAGCGTGATGAAACGACCAAAGAATCCGCCGAGGCCCGGCCGGCCCCGAGCGGGCGCTGCGACGACACCGCGGCCTCGCTCGGCGACTACCGCGCCACGTTCCACGCGGCGCGGGTGGCGATGGCCGTCCTCAACCGCGACGGCCTGGTCCTCGCCGCCAACCCGGCCTTCGGTGAGCTGGTCGGCGCCGACCCGGCCGAGCTGGTCGCCGCCACCGCGGCGGACCTCACCGACCTCGGCGCCGACCCACGGGTGTGGACCGCCTACCGCGAGGTGCTGTGCGGCCGCAGCGACCGGCTGCGCTGCACCCGCCGCCTCAAACACCCCGAAGGGCACTCCGTCTGGGTGGAGGTGACCGTCGAGCCGCTGACGCCGGAGCCGCTCAGCGGCGAGGAGCGGATGCTGCTGTCGGTCGCGGACATCAGCGACCGGCACGATCTGCTGGCCCGGCTGCGGCATCTGCAGATGCACGACCCGGTGACCCGGCTGCCCAACCGGGCGCTGTTCTTCGAGCGGCTCTCCTCCGCCCTGGAGACCGCCTCCTTCGAACCGTCCGGCACCGGCCGCATCGGGCTGTGCTACCTCGACCTGGACGGCTTCAAGGCCGTCAACGACACCCTCGGGCACCGCGTCGGCGACCGGCTGCTGAGCGCGGTGGCACAGCGTCTGACGCGCTGCGCGGAGAGCGCCGCGGACCGCGGGGCGGGCCGGGGCGGGCATCTGGTCGCCCGGCTCGGCGGTGACGAGTTCGCTCTTTTGGTGGAGGACTCCACCGGCACCGACCAGCTCGCCGAACTGGCCCAGTGCGTCCTGGACACGCTGCAGCGCCCGTTCGACCTGGCCGGGCAGCGGCTGTCGGTGTCGGCGAGCATCGGCGTCGTGGAGCGGGCCGCCACCGGCACCACCGCGACCGGTCTGATGCAGGCCGCGGACACCACGCTGTACTGGGCCAAGGAGGACGGCAAGGCCCGCTGGACGCTCTTCGACCCGGAGCGCAATGCCCACCGGATGACCCGGCAGGCGCTCTCCAGCACCCTGCGCCCGGCCGTGGACCGCGGCGAATTCACCCTGGAGTACCAGCCGCTGGTCGGGCTGGGGGACGGCCGGGCACAGGGCGTGGAGGCGCTGGTGCGCTGGCGCCATCCGCAGTTCGGGACGCTGTCGCCGAATCGGTTCATCGCCCTGGCGGAGGAGAACGGCGCGATCGTCGAGCTGGGGCGCTGGGTGCTGGAGCGGGCCTGCCACCAAGCACGCGCCTGGCAGCTGGCGCACCCCGGCGAGCCGCTGTTCGTCAGCGTCAATGTGGCCGTACGTCAGGTGTGGGACTCCGACCTGGTGGCGGATGTCGCCGGGATTCTCGCCGAGACCGGGCTGCCGCCGGAGCTGTTGCAGCTGGAGCTGACCGAGTCCGCGGTGATGGGCTCGGCCGGCCGCCCGCTCCAGGCCCTGCAGGCGCTCAGCGACATGGGCGTACGGATCGCCATCGACGACTTCGGCACCGGCTACTCCAACCTCGCCTACCTCAGCCGCCTCCCGGTTTCCGTACTGAAGCTGGACGGGTCCTTCGTCCGCGGCTTCCGCTCGCAGGAGCATCCGAACCCGGCGGACGAGATGATCGTGGAGGCGCTGGTGGCGCTGGCGCACCGGCTCGGCCTCACGGTCACCGCCGAGTGCGTGGAGAGCGCCGAACAGGCCGAGCGGCTCCGCCGGATCGGCTGCGACACCGGCCAGGGCTGGCTCTACTCCCGCCCCGTCGCCCCCGACCGGGTGGCGGCCCTGCTCGACGCGGGCCGGCACACGGGGGCCTGA
- a CDS encoding M6 family metalloprotease domain-containing protein gives MPRAQTPDGADRRSLRRVAAVATSLSALIATSIVAGPATASEAVLPCALGRTDAHHSEGVDSWNGSYPRPDRTLNAVMIFLSFPDSRPLSAPQDLSHDYFPATSGFFDRASYGKFRLRPHIHRRWVQMPRSSVSYGIQRDWDAGRRSSYLRDAVTAADPSVDFSRYDVVYFVADPDAPGVDSDATKVVNLDRPLHADDHDLHRFVTVFEQSPPDRNVLAHETGHVFDLPDLYHRPEDGKGDWDTYVGDWDLMGSQFGLAPDPFAWHKWKLGWIADSQVDCLDLTGRALHSLRTLSAPEEPRAQRRPRLLVVRTGPDSALAIEARGAMGNDRSLCTEGVLVYRVHSRTASGAGPVQVLDGHPATSACWGTSVYPPLADAPLGVGESMDDAEDGVRIQVEGRTADGDWAVKVNRG, from the coding sequence GTGCCGCGCGCCCAGACACCCGACGGGGCGGATCGCCGCAGCCTGCGGCGCGTCGCGGCCGTCGCCACCTCCCTGAGCGCGCTCATCGCGACCTCGATCGTCGCCGGACCCGCCACCGCCTCCGAGGCCGTGCTCCCGTGCGCCCTGGGACGCACCGACGCGCACCACTCCGAGGGCGTCGACAGCTGGAACGGGTCCTATCCGCGCCCGGACCGCACGCTCAACGCCGTCATGATCTTCCTGTCCTTCCCGGACTCCCGGCCCCTCTCGGCCCCTCAGGACCTGTCCCACGACTACTTCCCCGCCACCTCCGGCTTCTTCGACCGCGCCTCGTACGGGAAGTTCCGGCTGCGCCCGCACATCCACCGCCGCTGGGTGCAGATGCCGCGCTCGTCCGTCTCCTACGGAATACAGCGCGACTGGGACGCCGGCCGGCGCTCGTCCTACCTGCGCGACGCGGTCACCGCCGCCGATCCCTCCGTGGACTTCAGCCGGTACGACGTGGTCTATTTCGTCGCCGACCCGGACGCCCCCGGTGTCGATTCGGACGCCACCAAGGTCGTCAACCTCGACCGGCCGCTGCACGCCGACGACCATGATCTGCACCGGTTCGTCACCGTCTTCGAGCAGAGCCCGCCGGACCGCAATGTCCTCGCGCACGAGACCGGGCACGTCTTCGACCTGCCGGACCTCTATCACCGGCCGGAGGACGGCAAGGGCGACTGGGACACCTACGTCGGCGACTGGGACCTCATGGGCAGCCAGTTCGGACTGGCGCCCGACCCTTTCGCCTGGCACAAGTGGAAGCTCGGCTGGATCGCCGACAGCCAGGTCGACTGCCTCGATCTGACCGGACGCGCCCTGCACTCCCTGCGCACCCTGTCCGCCCCCGAGGAACCCCGGGCCCAGCGCCGGCCGCGGCTCCTGGTCGTCCGTACGGGCCCCGACAGCGCGCTCGCCATCGAGGCACGCGGTGCCATGGGCAACGACCGCTCCCTGTGCACCGAGGGCGTTCTGGTCTACCGCGTGCACAGCCGGACGGCCTCCGGGGCGGGCCCCGTGCAGGTGCTCGACGGGCATCCGGCCACCTCCGCCTGCTGGGGCACCTCCGTCTACCCGCCGCTCGCGGACGCTCCGCTGGGCGTGGGGGAGAGCATGGACGACGCCGAGGACGGGGTACGCATCCAGGTCGAGGGCCGGACGGCCGACGGGGACTGGGCGGTGAAGGTGAACCGCGGCTGA
- a CDS encoding bifunctional DNA primase/polymerase, with translation MSDWLPETPRTLAFPTAAYVTLAGADWLASASPHPDEMHTVWATRPAAPSVLPCGTAFDVINAPALFGRRMVDRLWSDGPGSGPVAAHRGRILLFAAPGTAQRLPALLVWEEWATAVPPLLCHGSGDAVTVPPLHPRQSPAADRTAGAGAPADEDPAAPSVSRWLVAPDVRNPWLPGPDVLLWACVRAARSMAGPVHEAAAQHPVSMLTAG, from the coding sequence ATGAGCGACTGGCTGCCTGAGACCCCCCGCACCCTGGCCTTTCCGACCGCGGCATATGTCACCCTCGCGGGCGCCGACTGGCTCGCCTCCGCCAGCCCCCATCCGGACGAGATGCACACCGTGTGGGCCACCCGGCCGGCCGCGCCCAGCGTGCTGCCCTGCGGCACCGCCTTCGACGTGATCAACGCCCCGGCGCTCTTCGGGCGGCGGATGGTGGACCGCTTATGGTCCGACGGCCCCGGCTCGGGGCCGGTGGCGGCGCACCGCGGCCGGATCCTGCTGTTCGCCGCCCCGGGCACGGCCCAGCGGCTGCCGGCACTGCTCGTCTGGGAGGAGTGGGCCACGGCCGTCCCGCCGCTGCTGTGCCACGGCAGCGGGGACGCGGTGACCGTGCCGCCGCTGCACCCCCGCCAGAGCCCCGCCGCGGACCGGACCGCGGGCGCCGGCGCCCCGGCCGACGAGGACCCGGCCGCCCCGTCCGTCTCCCGCTGGCTGGTGGCACCGGATGTCCGCAACCCCTGGCTGCCCGGCCCCGACGTACTGCTCTGGGCCTGTGTCCGCGCGGCCCGCTCGATGGCCGGCCCGGTGCACGAAGCCGCAGCTCAGCACCCCGTTTCCATGCTGACCGCGGGCTGA
- a CDS encoding AAA domain-containing protein, which translates to MTATQEPTTAGPFDPAAAAAAATDAILRDTLHGTRRGVVVDSPPGAGKSTLVVRAARELAAAGRPLMVVAQTNAQVDDLVLRLAEKDPQLPVGRLHSSEPGAFDPALAELPAVRTSAKAADLAGMDIVVSTAAKWAYTKVDEPWRHAIVDEAYQMRSDALLSVAGLFERALFVGDPGQLDPFSVVGAEQWAGLAYDPSSSAVSTLLAHNPDLPQHRLPVSWRLPASAAPLVSAAFYPYTPFRSGTGHGDRRLAFGVPGDGSGVDRVLDEAAESGWGLLELPARHTPRTDPEAVRAVAQVVRRLLDRGGATTSEAHGAPEGAAPAPAPLTAGRIAVGTAHRDQAAAVRAALADLGVSGVAVDTANRLQGREFDVTVVLHPLSGRPDATAFHLETGRLCVLASRHRHACIVVCRAGVADLLDEHPSTEPVRLGVTVKFPDGWEANHAVLAHLAEHRVAWRP; encoded by the coding sequence ATGACGGCCACTCAGGAACCCACCACCGCCGGGCCCTTCGACCCCGCCGCCGCGGCCGCCGCGGCGACCGACGCGATCCTGCGGGACACGCTGCACGGCACCCGGCGCGGCGTGGTCGTGGACTCCCCGCCCGGCGCCGGAAAGTCCACCCTCGTGGTGCGGGCGGCCCGCGAACTCGCCGCCGCCGGGCGCCCGTTGATGGTGGTCGCGCAGACCAACGCCCAGGTCGACGATCTCGTGCTGCGGCTCGCCGAGAAGGATCCGCAGCTGCCGGTCGGCCGGCTGCACAGCAGTGAGCCCGGCGCGTTCGACCCGGCGCTGGCCGAGCTGCCCGCGGTCCGTACGTCCGCGAAGGCCGCCGATCTGGCCGGGATGGACATCGTGGTCTCGACGGCAGCGAAATGGGCGTACACCAAGGTCGACGAGCCCTGGCGGCACGCCATCGTGGACGAGGCCTATCAGATGCGCTCCGATGCGCTGCTGAGCGTCGCCGGGCTCTTCGAGCGGGCGCTGTTCGTCGGCGACCCGGGCCAGCTGGACCCCTTCAGCGTGGTCGGCGCGGAGCAGTGGGCGGGGCTGGCCTACGACCCGTCGTCGAGCGCGGTGTCCACCCTCCTGGCGCACAACCCCGATCTGCCGCAGCACCGGCTGCCGGTCTCCTGGCGGCTGCCCGCCTCGGCGGCGCCCCTGGTCTCCGCCGCGTTCTATCCGTACACCCCGTTCCGCAGCGGCACCGGCCACGGCGACCGCCGGCTGGCGTTCGGGGTGCCGGGCGACGGCTCGGGCGTGGACCGGGTCCTGGACGAGGCCGCCGAGTCCGGCTGGGGCCTGCTGGAACTCCCCGCCCGCCACACCCCGCGCACGGACCCGGAGGCGGTCCGCGCGGTGGCCCAGGTCGTGCGCCGGCTCCTGGACCGCGGCGGCGCCACGACCAGCGAGGCCCACGGGGCTCCGGAGGGGGCCGCGCCCGCCCCGGCACCGCTCACGGCCGGCCGGATCGCGGTCGGCACCGCCCATCGCGACCAGGCGGCGGCCGTCCGCGCCGCGCTCGCCGACCTGGGGGTGAGCGGTGTCGCGGTGGACACCGCCAACCGTCTCCAGGGCCGAGAGTTCGATGTCACGGTCGTCCTGCATCCGCTGTCCGGCCGGCCCGACGCCACCGCCTTCCACCTGGAGACCGGCCGGCTGTGTGTACTCGCCTCCCGCCACCGGCACGCCTGCATCGTGGTCTGCCGGGCCGGCGTCGCCGATCTGCTGGACGAGCACCCCTCGACCGAGCCGGTCCGTCTCGGCGTCACGGTCAAGTTCCCGGACGGCTGGGAGGCCAACCACGCCGTCCTCGCCCATCTCGCGGAACACCGGGTGGCGTGGCGTCCTTAG